The Quercus robur chromosome 7, dhQueRobu3.1, whole genome shotgun sequence genome has a segment encoding these proteins:
- the LOC126692349 gene encoding uncharacterized protein LOC126692349 isoform X1 yields MVTKEKDEELAIFFEMRRREIDNERNFSVQPNTALESNPMTTTRKTRTDEFLNSENDKSDYDWLITPPDTPVFHSMEKDSQKTVLGQIEIPNARPIVLKSRQLAKIQAEPPSRSSIAPKQPTSPSGQNSSSNGKKRPSLSGGLASATSRPATPTGRPTLPSTTKPSRSSTPNSRGTLPSTKVVVPAVRSSTPTRSAARSSTPTARHSFPAVKGTSRSSTPNRRSSTPSKAPSQSAPPGRSSSAPRSGPAISKNPVPSRGSSPTVKSKPWKPSDIPGFSLDAPPNLRTSLPDRPVSASRSRVGALSARNSVSDEKPRQQSRSTSRGRASHGSAYGNGNAFQAQIRSVVNDSDTVSPVVMGTKMVDRVVNMRKLAPPKQDDSHSTHNNPGGKSLSNDSSGFGRTLSKISLDMALRHMDIRRSVQGNLRPLVTNIPASSMYSVRSGAAKSRTVSATDSPLATSSNASSEPSLKNSSPCLDGSEIEDNDFGFERGNSSPASQHGM; encoded by the exons ATGGTGACGAAGGAGAAAGACGAAGAGCTCGCGATCTTCTTCGAGATGAGGAGGCGCGAGATTGACAATGAGAGGAACTTTTCCGTCCAGCCAAACACTGCCTTAG AGTCAAATCCAATGACAACAACACGGAAGACTCGGACAGATGAGTTCTTGAATTCAGAAAATGACAAATCTGATTATGATTG GCTTATTACACCACCCGATACCCCAGTTTTTCATTCCATGGAGAAAGATTCGCAGAAAACTGTTTTGGGTCAGATTGAGATTCCTAATGCTCGTCCCATTGTTCTGAAATCAAGG CAGCTAGCTAAAATCCAGGCAGAACCTCCTTCAAGGAGCAGCATAGCCCCTAAGCAGCCAACTTCACCATCTGGACAGAATTCTTCCAGCAATGGTAAAAAAAGGCCCTCATTATCTGGGGGACTGGCATCAGCGACTTCTAGACCTGCAACACCAACCGGACGACCCACATTACCCTCCACAACGAAACCCTCAAGATCCTCCACGCCTAATTCACGAGGCACCTTGCCTTCCACTAAGGTTGTGGTTCCTGCAGTGAGATCTTCTACTCCTACTAGATCCGCTGCTCGGTCTTCAACGCCAACTGCCAGACATTCCTTTCCAGCTGTCAAGGGTACTTCAAGATCATCCACTCCAAACCGTCGATCATCAACCCCATCAAAAGCTCCTAGTCAATCTGCTCCCCCAGGTCGATCTTCTTCAGCACCAAGGTCAGGTCCCGCAATTTCAAAAAATCCAGTGCCATCACGTGGAAGTTCTCCAACAGTCAAATCTAAGCCTTGGAAACCATCTGATATACCTGGCTTCTCACTAGATGCTCCTCCAAATTTAAGGACATCATTGCCAGATAGGCCAGTTTCAGCCTCTAGGAGCAGGGTAGGAGCACTAAGTGCTAGGAACTCTGTTTCAGATGAAAAGCCAAGACAACAATCACGCTCTACTTCTAGAGGACGAGCTTCTCATGGCAGTGCCTATGGTAATGGGAATGCCTTTCAAGCTCAGATCAGATCAGTGGTAAATGATAGTGACACAGTGAGCCCAGTGGTTATGGGAACAAAGATGGTTGACAGAGTAGTAAACATGAGGAAACTTGCACCACCGAAGCAAGACGACAGTCATTCTACGCATAATAATCCAGGTGGCAAGTCTTTGTCCAATGACAGTTCAGGCTTTGGTAGAACACTTTCAAAGATATCTCTAGATATGGCTTTGAGGCATATG GATATAAGGCGAAGCGTCCAAGGTAACCTACGCCCACTTGTGACAAACATTCCTGCTTCTTCTATGTACAGTGTGAGATCAGGAGCTGCAAAAAGCAGGACAGTTAGTGCTACTGACTCTCCTCTTGCCACAAGCAGCAACGCTAGCTCAGAGCCCAGTCTCAAAAATAGCTCTCCTTGTCTAGATGGGAGTGAAATTGAAGACAATGATTTTGGATTTGAGAGAGGAAACTCCTCACCTGCCAGCCAGCATGGTATGTGA
- the LOC126692349 gene encoding flocculation protein FLO11-like isoform X2, whose product MVTKEKDEELAIFFEMRRREIDNERNFSVQPNTALESNPMTTTRKTRTDEFLNSENDKSDYDWLITPPDTPVFHSMEKDSQKTVLGQIEIPNARPIVLKSRLAKIQAEPPSRSSIAPKQPTSPSGQNSSSNGKKRPSLSGGLASATSRPATPTGRPTLPSTTKPSRSSTPNSRGTLPSTKVVVPAVRSSTPTRSAARSSTPTARHSFPAVKGTSRSSTPNRRSSTPSKAPSQSAPPGRSSSAPRSGPAISKNPVPSRGSSPTVKSKPWKPSDIPGFSLDAPPNLRTSLPDRPVSASRSRVGALSARNSVSDEKPRQQSRSTSRGRASHGSAYGNGNAFQAQIRSVVNDSDTVSPVVMGTKMVDRVVNMRKLAPPKQDDSHSTHNNPGGKSLSNDSSGFGRTLSKISLDMALRHMDIRRSVQGNLRPLVTNIPASSMYSVRSGAAKSRTVSATDSPLATSSNASSEPSLKNSSPCLDGSEIEDNDFGFERGNSSPASQHGM is encoded by the exons ATGGTGACGAAGGAGAAAGACGAAGAGCTCGCGATCTTCTTCGAGATGAGGAGGCGCGAGATTGACAATGAGAGGAACTTTTCCGTCCAGCCAAACACTGCCTTAG AGTCAAATCCAATGACAACAACACGGAAGACTCGGACAGATGAGTTCTTGAATTCAGAAAATGACAAATCTGATTATGATTG GCTTATTACACCACCCGATACCCCAGTTTTTCATTCCATGGAGAAAGATTCGCAGAAAACTGTTTTGGGTCAGATTGAGATTCCTAATGCTCGTCCCATTGTTCTGAAATCAAGG CTAGCTAAAATCCAGGCAGAACCTCCTTCAAGGAGCAGCATAGCCCCTAAGCAGCCAACTTCACCATCTGGACAGAATTCTTCCAGCAATGGTAAAAAAAGGCCCTCATTATCTGGGGGACTGGCATCAGCGACTTCTAGACCTGCAACACCAACCGGACGACCCACATTACCCTCCACAACGAAACCCTCAAGATCCTCCACGCCTAATTCACGAGGCACCTTGCCTTCCACTAAGGTTGTGGTTCCTGCAGTGAGATCTTCTACTCCTACTAGATCCGCTGCTCGGTCTTCAACGCCAACTGCCAGACATTCCTTTCCAGCTGTCAAGGGTACTTCAAGATCATCCACTCCAAACCGTCGATCATCAACCCCATCAAAAGCTCCTAGTCAATCTGCTCCCCCAGGTCGATCTTCTTCAGCACCAAGGTCAGGTCCCGCAATTTCAAAAAATCCAGTGCCATCACGTGGAAGTTCTCCAACAGTCAAATCTAAGCCTTGGAAACCATCTGATATACCTGGCTTCTCACTAGATGCTCCTCCAAATTTAAGGACATCATTGCCAGATAGGCCAGTTTCAGCCTCTAGGAGCAGGGTAGGAGCACTAAGTGCTAGGAACTCTGTTTCAGATGAAAAGCCAAGACAACAATCACGCTCTACTTCTAGAGGACGAGCTTCTCATGGCAGTGCCTATGGTAATGGGAATGCCTTTCAAGCTCAGATCAGATCAGTGGTAAATGATAGTGACACAGTGAGCCCAGTGGTTATGGGAACAAAGATGGTTGACAGAGTAGTAAACATGAGGAAACTTGCACCACCGAAGCAAGACGACAGTCATTCTACGCATAATAATCCAGGTGGCAAGTCTTTGTCCAATGACAGTTCAGGCTTTGGTAGAACACTTTCAAAGATATCTCTAGATATGGCTTTGAGGCATATG GATATAAGGCGAAGCGTCCAAGGTAACCTACGCCCACTTGTGACAAACATTCCTGCTTCTTCTATGTACAGTGTGAGATCAGGAGCTGCAAAAAGCAGGACAGTTAGTGCTACTGACTCTCCTCTTGCCACAAGCAGCAACGCTAGCTCAGAGCCCAGTCTCAAAAATAGCTCTCCTTGTCTAGATGGGAGTGAAATTGAAGACAATGATTTTGGATTTGAGAGAGGAAACTCCTCACCTGCCAGCCAGCATGGTATGTGA